A single window of Nicotiana sylvestris chromosome 3, ASM39365v2, whole genome shotgun sequence DNA harbors:
- the LOC138887798 gene encoding structural maintenance of chromosomes protein 3-like yields MKILNILPSSWESKVNAITEAKDLQELTIDELFGNLKTYEMKRKIGSERRESKKEKNPVLKADSNESSEEDSDMTYLTKRFQKMVRRNGGMLKRGSSSKPKNYHLCHKCRKPGHFIKDYPLMKQEFSKYNPEKAAKRNPVPDKNFKRKRSADNVVKQALVAWKDSSSESENETDVGDNSMMAVESEENEYDSTFSLMAQSDDDDEDDDNNEVNFRDVQRNLKSYSYKKLMSLANILIDAYHSLVEDKDALTLELGEAEQTRDDLVVCVVDLKETIFVEHKKTIDNFSKEKEALVKRVTEIEEERDDLLVVVVDLRETLEGLGTESKPRNTGKGKEVASEEHIRLEKELKAGIGFQREKTPYNPHSKYVTVLDNWLCTYYGNNGHFKENCQDRVQSIQKNKVFAENICDKGNKVEFLSKICTVTNLVTGEVVLVAKIYKNIYVTNFASLQSGDLSCLKAIDYDAELWHRRLGHTSFSLLNKLIQKDLSMVCPCQSSKYRKFVMPVLKESM; encoded by the exons ATGAAAATTCTCAATATCCTGCCTAGttcttgggaaagcaaggtgaatgctattactgaagcaaaggacctgcaggagctgaccatagatGAGTTatttggaaatctgaagacctacgagatgaagaggaagataggcagtgaaagaagagaatcaaagaaagaaaagaacccggtactcaaagctgatagcaaTGAATCAAGTGAGGAGGACAGTGACATGacttacttaaccaaaagatttcagaagatggtcagaaggAATGGAGGAATGCTGAAAAGGGGCAGCTCTAGCAAACCAAAAAACTATCATCTCTGCCATAAATGTAGAAAGCCTGGGCACTTCATCAAAGACTATCCTCTCATGAAGCAAGAGTTCTCCAAGTACAACCCTGAGAAAGCAGCtaagaggaacccggttcctgaCAAGAACTTTAAAAGGAAGAGATCTGCTGACAATGTGGTGAAACAAGCTCTTGTAGCATGGAAAGACTCCTCTAGTGAATCTGAAAATGAAACTGATGTTGGTGACAactccatgatggcagttgaaagcgaggaaaatgaatatgattcaactttttctttgatggcccaatcagatgatgatgatgaagacgatgacaacaatgaggtaaatttcagggatgttcagagaaatctaaaaTCCTACTCTTATAAGAAACTTATGTCTTTAGCTAATATattgattgatgcctatcatagtcttgtggaggataaGGATGCCTTGACCTtagaactaggagaagctgaacaaacCAGAGATGATCTGGTAGTGTGTGTAGTTGATCTGAAGGAAACCATTT TTGTTGAACATAAGAAAACCATTGATAACTTCAGTAAAGAAAAGGAGGCCTTAGTGAAAAGAGTGACTGAGATTGAGGAAGAAAGAGATGATCTCTTGGTAGTAGTTGTAGACCTGAGGGAAACACTAGAGGGACTAGGAACTGAGTCTAAACCCAGAAAtactggaaaaggaaaagaggtagctagtgaggaacacattaggcttgaaaaagAGTTGAAGGCT GGAATAGGGTTTCAAAGGGAGAAAACGCCTTACAACCCCCATAGCAAGTATGTGACTGTACTAGATAACTGGTTGTGTACCTACTatgggaacaatgggcatttcAAGGAAAATTGCCAAGACAGGGTCCAGTCCATTCAGAAAAATAAAGTGTTTGCTGAAAAT ATCTGTGacaaaggaaacaaggtggaattcttgtccaagatatgtacAGTTACTAATTTGGTAACCggtgaagtggtacttgtggccaagatatacaagaacatctatgttacTAATTTTGCGTCCTTgcaaagtggtgatctgagttgtctgaaagctATTGATTATGATGCTGAACTCTGGCACAGAAGATTGGGGCACACAAGCTTCTCTCTtttgaacaaactaattcagaaggacctttccatggtctgcccatgtcaaagttcaaAGTACAGAAAGTTTGTGATGCCTGTGCTAAAGGAAAGCATGTGA